A window of Streptomyces sp. N50 contains these coding sequences:
- a CDS encoding SsgA family sporulation/cell division regulator, translated as MDITLEQPTRARLITADDTEIPVSATLRYLASDPLAVHLDFPPEVSLDGDGVTWTFARSLLEEGLRRPAGGGDVHLWPCGRARTVLEFHSPFGLALLHFQTPELRRFLLRTYDVVATGQEDMDALVDQGLSALFGIV; from the coding sequence ATGGACATCACCCTCGAACAGCCCACCCGAGCCCGGCTGATCACGGCGGACGACACGGAGATCCCCGTGTCCGCCACACTCCGCTACCTCGCCTCGGACCCGCTGGCCGTGCACCTCGACTTCCCGCCCGAGGTCTCCCTCGACGGCGACGGCGTCACCTGGACCTTCGCCCGCTCGCTGCTGGAGGAGGGGCTGCGCAGGCCGGCCGGCGGCGGGGACGTGCACCTGTGGCCGTGCGGCCGGGCCCGCACGGTGCTGGAGTTCCACTCGCCGTTCGGCCTCGCCCTGCTGCATTTCCAGACCCCGGAACTGCGCCGCTTCCTGCTGCGTACCTACGACGTGGTGGCCACCGGACAGGAGGACATGGACGCGCTCGTCGACCAGGGTCTGAGCGCCCTGTTCGGGATCGTGTGA
- a CDS encoding chemotaxis protein — MEHALSPATLTELRRPRPYPAVSVLTPTHRREPDNAQDPVRLRNVLAEAKKQLEADPAVPRERRIDVARQLDQALAEVDLAHAEDGLVIFAAPGEHQVWSLARSVPERVVLSDTFLTRNLVSAQASERPFWVLSLAADRVTLWNGGVDRVVEDHTGGFPLTRDHRDNFDAERQERIGDIPSTFRDEDTRHFLREADTAMGRILREHRRPLYVTGDQAALSAFDEVGSATKDAVHIAHGGLAHGTPDAVWQAVRPLVDAEARKNTVTVTRELESARGRKEFAAGVDEVWQNAREGRVRLLAVEENYRVTVRDDHGDHLVPADSADLDAREDIVDEIVEQCLETGADVRFVPDGTLNDADGIAGVLRY, encoded by the coding sequence ATGGAGCACGCACTGAGTCCCGCCACCCTCACCGAACTGCGGCGCCCGCGCCCCTACCCCGCGGTCTCCGTGCTCACCCCGACACATCGTCGCGAGCCCGACAACGCCCAGGATCCGGTCCGGCTGCGCAATGTGCTGGCCGAGGCCAAGAAGCAGCTGGAGGCCGATCCCGCGGTCCCCCGGGAGCGGCGCATCGACGTCGCCCGGCAGCTCGACCAGGCGCTCGCCGAGGTCGATCTGGCGCACGCCGAGGACGGCCTGGTGATCTTCGCGGCGCCGGGCGAGCACCAGGTGTGGTCCCTCGCCAGGTCCGTGCCGGAACGTGTGGTCCTCTCCGACACGTTCCTCACCCGCAATCTCGTCTCCGCGCAGGCCTCCGAGCGCCCGTTCTGGGTGCTGTCGCTCGCCGCGGACCGCGTCACGCTGTGGAACGGCGGTGTCGACCGGGTCGTCGAGGACCACACCGGCGGCTTCCCGCTGACCCGCGACCATCGGGACAACTTCGACGCCGAGCGCCAGGAGCGGATCGGGGACATCCCGAGCACCTTCCGCGACGAGGACACCCGCCACTTCCTGCGCGAGGCCGACACCGCGATGGGCCGGATCCTGCGCGAGCACCGGCGGCCGCTCTACGTCACCGGCGACCAGGCCGCCCTGTCCGCCTTCGACGAGGTCGGCAGCGCGACCAAGGACGCGGTGCACATCGCCCACGGCGGCCTCGCGCACGGCACCCCCGACGCCGTGTGGCAGGCCGTACGGCCACTGGTCGACGCCGAGGCGCGCAAGAACACCGTCACCGTGACCCGAGAACTCGAATCGGCGCGCGGGCGCAAGGAGTTCGCGGCCGGCGTCGACGAGGTCTGGCAGAACGCCCGAGAGGGCCGCGTCCGGCTGTTGGCCGTCGAGGAGAACTACCGCGTCACGGTCCGCGACGACCACGGCGACCATCTGGTCCCCGCCGACAGCGCTGACCTGGACGCCCGCGAGGACATCGTGGACGAGATCGTCGAACAGTGCCTGGAGACCGGCGCGGATGTCCGTTTCGTCCCCGACGGCACCCTGAACGACGCGGACGGCATCGCGGGCGTGCTGCGCTACTGA
- a CDS encoding phosphocholine-specific phospholipase C — protein sequence MTPISRRGFVGLGATVAAGMATGTGVWPAVAAQQRTAATGTISDVKHVVILMQENRSFDHYFGRLKGVRGFDDRSGITLSGGYPVFNQPNGGGRQYPWKLSATPAAGGQDGETLAQCNGDLPHSWSSQHSAWNKGRLDNWVSGVGNVRSLGYLDRSDIPFHYALADNYTICDAYFCSTLSATGPNRTYLWSGKVDSSSYDGGDESGLTWQTYAESLQNAGVTWKVYQNAADNYGDNGCAYFKNFANSKAGSPLYDRGMSSVPAATGSTPDDIAAAIKADVLAGTLPQVSWVVPNQAFSEHPYAPPGDGAHFIGLVYQALAADPDVFDSTVLFLNYDENDGYFDHVPPPAPPAGTDGEFLNGVPYGFGFRVPMIVISPWTRGGWVSSEVFEHTSVLRFLETWTSSLGKPAVCPNISTWRRKVSGDLTGVFDFANPVYGAVSLPATSVIGISTCGPLPNPVPTNNALPVQETGTRPARALPYQPNGYLDHLEFGSSGKILAWFAMTNQGGAAKSAAHLSIHPNAYRDTTPWQYTVDPGGTASDYFNIGTGYGSGKYDISMVGPNRFLRRFQGDATKAGKSVEVSTRYAVESGTGKLAIYFKMTNSSAASVKFTITSNHYRGDGPWTYTVAAGASTEDFFNAVAYQGGWYDFTVTVDSDATWSRRFTGHLESGAASVSG from the coding sequence ATGACACCGATCAGCCGAAGAGGCTTCGTGGGGCTCGGTGCCACCGTGGCGGCGGGCATGGCGACCGGCACCGGCGTATGGCCTGCGGTCGCGGCGCAGCAGCGGACGGCGGCGACCGGCACGATCTCGGACGTGAAACACGTGGTGATCCTCATGCAGGAGAACCGCAGCTTCGACCACTACTTCGGGCGCCTCAAGGGTGTCCGCGGCTTCGACGACCGCAGCGGCATCACGCTCAGCGGCGGCTACCCGGTCTTCAACCAGCCCAACGGCGGCGGCCGTCAGTACCCCTGGAAGCTGAGCGCCACCCCGGCAGCCGGCGGCCAGGACGGCGAGACCCTCGCCCAGTGCAACGGCGACCTGCCGCACTCCTGGTCATCCCAGCACTCCGCGTGGAACAAGGGCCGCCTCGACAACTGGGTCTCGGGCGTGGGCAACGTCCGCTCGCTCGGCTACCTCGACCGGTCCGACATTCCCTTCCATTACGCGCTCGCCGACAACTACACCATCTGCGACGCCTACTTCTGCTCCACGCTCAGCGCGACCGGCCCCAACCGCACCTATCTGTGGAGCGGCAAGGTCGACTCCTCCAGCTACGACGGCGGTGACGAGTCCGGCCTGACCTGGCAGACCTACGCCGAGTCCCTGCAGAACGCCGGAGTGACCTGGAAGGTCTACCAGAACGCGGCCGACAACTACGGCGACAACGGCTGCGCCTACTTCAAGAACTTCGCCAACTCCAAGGCGGGCAGCCCCCTTTACGACCGAGGCATGTCCTCCGTCCCGGCCGCCACCGGCTCCACCCCCGACGACATCGCCGCCGCCATCAAGGCCGACGTCCTCGCGGGCACCCTCCCGCAGGTCTCCTGGGTGGTCCCCAACCAGGCCTTCTCCGAGCACCCCTACGCCCCGCCCGGCGACGGCGCCCACTTCATCGGCCTCGTCTACCAGGCCCTCGCCGCCGACCCGGACGTCTTCGACTCGACCGTCCTGTTCCTCAACTACGACGAGAACGACGGCTACTTCGACCACGTCCCGCCGCCCGCCCCACCCGCCGGCACCGACGGCGAGTTCCTCAACGGCGTCCCGTACGGCTTCGGCTTCCGCGTCCCGATGATCGTCATCTCGCCCTGGACGCGCGGTGGTTGGGTCTCCTCCGAGGTCTTCGAGCACACCTCGGTCCTGCGCTTCCTGGAGACCTGGACCTCGTCCCTGGGCAAGCCCGCCGTCTGCCCGAACATCAGCACCTGGCGCCGCAAGGTCAGCGGCGACCTGACCGGCGTCTTCGACTTCGCCAACCCGGTCTACGGCGCGGTGTCCCTGCCCGCGACGAGCGTCATCGGCATCTCCACCTGCGGCCCGCTGCCCAACCCGGTGCCGACGAACAACGCCCTGCCCGTCCAGGAGACCGGCACCCGGCCCGCCCGCGCGCTGCCGTACCAGCCCAACGGGTACCTGGATCACCTGGAGTTCGGGTCCAGCGGCAAGATCCTCGCCTGGTTCGCCATGACGAATCAGGGCGGCGCCGCCAAGAGCGCCGCCCACCTCTCCATCCACCCCAACGCGTACCGCGACACCACGCCCTGGCAGTACACGGTCGACCCGGGCGGCACCGCCTCCGACTACTTCAACATCGGTACGGGCTACGGCAGCGGCAAGTACGACATCAGCATGGTCGGCCCCAACCGCTTCCTGCGCCGCTTCCAGGGCGACGCGACGAAGGCGGGCAAGTCCGTTGAGGTGAGCACCCGTTACGCCGTCGAGTCGGGCACCGGCAAGCTCGCGATCTACTTCAAGATGACCAACTCGTCCGCCGCGTCGGTGAAGTTCACGATCACCTCGAACCACTACCGCGGTGACGGACCGTGGACCTACACGGTCGCCGCGGGCGCGTCGACGGAGGACTTCTTCAACGCCGTTGCGTACCAGGGTGGTTGGTACGACTTCACGGTCACCGTCGACTCCGACGCGACCTGGTCGCGCCGGTTCACCGGGCACCTGGAGTCGGGTGCGGCGAGCGTCAGCGGCTGA
- a CDS encoding SDR family NAD(P)-dependent oxidoreductase: protein MNVSRIALVTGANQGLGRALVEGLAARMGPDDLVLLTGRDERRVTDAAHEVAALPGTRSRVEGRVLDVTDTDAIADLAAELRQDHGGVDIVISNAVARVLPGESQAARADEFIDVSNTATHALLRSFGPVLRPGGRFLVVASSLGTLGHLDPALHDLFDGASLDQVEYAVESWRGAVHHRTTAEAGWPLWLNVPSKVAQVAAVRAVAAERREHDLATGTLIASVCPGMVDTDTSRPWFSDFSQAQSPADAAAAVLDLVFAEHVDPTHYGELVRFGKALDWYGGTPPVEQDRLITP from the coding sequence ATGAACGTTTCGCGCATCGCCCTCGTCACGGGCGCCAACCAAGGACTCGGCCGCGCCCTCGTCGAAGGCCTGGCCGCCCGCATGGGCCCCGACGACCTGGTCCTGCTCACCGGACGCGACGAGCGGCGCGTCACCGACGCGGCCCACGAGGTCGCGGCCCTGCCCGGCACTCGCAGCCGCGTCGAGGGCCGGGTCCTGGACGTCACCGACACCGACGCCATCGCCGACCTCGCCGCCGAGCTCCGGCAGGACCACGGCGGGGTCGACATCGTGATCTCGAACGCCGTGGCCCGGGTGCTGCCCGGGGAGTCCCAGGCGGCGCGCGCCGACGAGTTCATCGACGTGTCCAACACCGCGACCCACGCGCTGCTGCGTTCCTTCGGTCCCGTCCTGCGCCCGGGCGGCCGGTTCCTCGTCGTGGCCAGCAGCCTCGGCACGCTCGGGCATCTCGACCCCGCGCTGCACGACCTGTTCGACGGCGCGAGCCTGGACCAGGTCGAGTACGCCGTCGAGTCCTGGCGCGGCGCCGTCCACCACCGGACCACGGCCGAGGCGGGCTGGCCGCTCTGGCTGAACGTGCCCTCGAAGGTGGCCCAGGTCGCCGCCGTCCGCGCGGTCGCCGCCGAACGCCGCGAACACGACCTCGCGACCGGCACGTTGATCGCCTCGGTCTGCCCGGGCATGGTCGACACGGACACCTCCCGCCCCTGGTTCAGCGACTTCAGCCAGGCCCAGTCCCCCGCCGACGCGGCGGCCGCCGTCCTCGACCTCGTCTTCGCCGAGCACGTCGACCCCACCCACTACGGCGAGTTGGTGCGCTTCGGCAAGGCCCTGGACTGGTACGGGGGCACACCGCCGGTGGAGCAGGACCGGCTGATCACGCCGTGA
- a CDS encoding PP2C family protein-serine/threonine phosphatase codes for MPSHLSADLPATQPPARGSVDALISQARRLMGDVDAVRRDAQHDGADPRERWQRALCDLALHQLNDLDEHLAQLRDGPPPVPAAVEAAPAPTSVPETPRDDSLLSRVGSAEWNLLTDEASWSGELYQILGRDPAAPPLTLDELPSLILDEDRPALTAMVTDCLIDAKPIDGEFRIVRPDGAVRTVHMMGEPVLDADGGTASMWAVLRDVSELRRSQRTVSETRDSLQIHRHHAQTERRLAVELQEAVLPPWRGSLRLPHQGPETLDLAARYLPSSTSALIGGDWYDALQLSDGATLLSVGDLTGHGVAVTSGMAMLLGALRGMAMAGTEPGQLMSWLNQLLDATVQPALGSAVCCRYRPETRTLAWAQAGHPAPLLFRGGTGRVLSAPDGVLLGATSGAAYGQAEETLEAGDLLLLHTDGLVPGHSGPEAVGRLLDLAPRFGEARTAQDCVRMVVEEFGDTERADDACVLVARTT; via the coding sequence ATGCCGTCCCACCTCTCTGCGGACCTCCCCGCCACCCAGCCGCCCGCGCGCGGTTCGGTCGACGCGCTGATATCGCAGGCGCGGCGGCTCATGGGTGACGTGGACGCCGTACGACGGGACGCGCAGCACGACGGCGCCGACCCCCGGGAGCGGTGGCAGCGGGCACTGTGCGATCTGGCGCTGCATCAACTCAACGATCTCGACGAGCACTTGGCCCAGTTGCGGGACGGCCCGCCGCCCGTGCCCGCGGCCGTGGAAGCGGCGCCGGCCCCGACCTCCGTACCGGAAACGCCTCGGGACGACTCGCTGCTCAGCCGGGTCGGCAGTGCCGAGTGGAATCTCCTGACGGACGAGGCGAGTTGGTCCGGGGAGCTGTACCAGATCCTCGGCCGTGACCCGGCCGCTCCCCCGCTCACCCTCGACGAACTGCCGTCCCTGATCCTCGACGAGGACCGGCCCGCGCTGACCGCGATGGTCACGGACTGCCTGATCGACGCCAAGCCGATCGACGGCGAGTTCCGCATCGTCCGGCCCGACGGTGCCGTACGGACGGTGCACATGATGGGCGAGCCCGTGCTCGACGCCGACGGTGGCACCGCCTCGATGTGGGCCGTGCTGCGGGACGTCAGCGAACTGCGCCGCAGCCAGCGGACGGTGAGCGAGACCCGTGACTCGCTGCAGATCCACCGGCATCACGCGCAGACCGAGCGCCGGCTCGCGGTCGAGCTGCAGGAAGCCGTGCTGCCGCCGTGGCGCGGTTCCCTGCGGCTCCCGCACCAGGGGCCGGAGACACTGGACCTGGCCGCCCGCTATCTGCCCTCCTCCACGAGCGCGCTGATCGGCGGCGACTGGTACGACGCCCTCCAACTCTCCGATGGGGCAACGCTGTTGAGCGTCGGCGACCTCACCGGACACGGTGTCGCCGTCACCTCGGGCATGGCGATGCTGCTCGGCGCCCTGCGCGGGATGGCGATGGCCGGCACCGAGCCCGGTCAACTGATGTCCTGGCTCAACCAGTTACTCGATGCCACCGTGCAACCGGCCCTGGGCAGCGCGGTGTGCTGCCGCTACCGGCCCGAGACCCGCACCCTGGCGTGGGCGCAGGCAGGGCACCCCGCCCCGCTGCTGTTCCGCGGCGGGACGGGGCGCGTGCTGAGCGCACCGGACGGCGTCCTGCTCGGCGCCACCTCGGGAGCGGCCTACGGACAGGCCGAGGAGACCCTCGAAGCGGGCGACCTGCTGCTGCTGCACACCGACGGACTGGTGCCGGGGCACAGCGGACCGGAGGCCGTGGGCCGACTCCTCGACCTGGCCCCGCGGTTCGGCGAGGCGCGCACCGCACAGGACTGCGTACGGATGGTCGTGGAGGAGTTCGGCGACACCGAGCGCGCGGACGACGCGTGCGTGCTCGTCGCCAGGACGACCTGA
- a CDS encoding LysR family transcriptional regulator — MDFTDVSLTALRVFRAVAEQGTFTAAAASLGYTQSAVSRQIAAIERAAGAELLERRRDGVRLTPAGRLVMRRATVVLDEIDATARELSGLPAEAATVRLGWFPSAGAVLLPRALAALRRTDPDLHVVSREGGTPALVRALRAGSLDLALLASVPPFRPPDTESPPLVLRTLTERPLYLAVPATHPLARGDYVDVADLRGQRWIAGPSSGEDRLMGVWPGLDERPEIAHTARDWLAKLQLVAAGCGLTTVTASLAPAVPPGVRVLPVRGGPQEQRRLLLARLPHPPTEALTRVAAALRLAALDAYTPSTTPAQE; from the coding sequence ATGGACTTCACGGATGTGTCACTCACCGCGCTGCGCGTCTTCCGCGCGGTCGCCGAGCAGGGAACCTTCACCGCGGCCGCCGCGTCACTGGGCTACACCCAGTCCGCGGTCTCCCGCCAGATCGCCGCGATCGAGCGGGCCGCGGGCGCAGAGCTCCTGGAACGGAGGCGTGACGGCGTACGGCTGACCCCGGCCGGCCGTCTCGTCATGCGCAGGGCGACGGTCGTACTCGACGAGATCGACGCGACCGCGCGCGAACTGTCCGGTCTGCCGGCGGAGGCGGCGACCGTCCGCCTGGGCTGGTTCCCCAGCGCGGGCGCGGTCCTGCTGCCCCGCGCCCTGGCCGCCCTGCGCCGCACCGACCCGGACCTGCACGTCGTCAGCCGGGAAGGCGGCACCCCGGCGCTGGTACGCGCTCTCCGTGCCGGCAGTCTCGACCTGGCGCTGCTGGCGTCGGTGCCGCCGTTCCGCCCACCCGACACGGAGTCCCCACCGCTGGTGCTGCGCACGCTCACCGAGCGCCCGCTGTACCTGGCGGTGCCCGCCACGCACCCCCTGGCCCGCGGCGACTACGTCGACGTGGCCGACCTGCGCGGCCAGCGCTGGATCGCCGGCCCCTCCTCCGGCGAGGACCGGCTGATGGGCGTATGGCCGGGGTTGGACGAGCGCCCCGAGATCGCCCACACGGCCCGCGACTGGCTGGCCAAACTCCAACTCGTCGCGGCGGGCTGCGGTTTGACCACGGTGACCGCCTCACTGGCCCCCGCCGTGCCCCCGGGCGTACGCGTCCTGCCGGTACGCGGCGGCCCCCAGGAACAACGCCGCCTCCTGCTCGCCCGCCTCCCACACCCACCCACCGAGGCACTCACCCGGGTGGCGGCTGCCCTCCGGCTCGCTGCCCTGGACGCCTACACGCCTAGCACGACACCAGCACAGGAGTGA
- a CDS encoding Gfo/Idh/MocA family oxidoreductase, protein MGDLLGVAVLGAGHMGADHIRRLDQVVSGARVAAVADPDTDRAKEAVAGLDAVAVHEDAVAALDAPGVEAVLVASPGPAHEEALLAAFARGLPVLCEKPMVPDSTGALRVVEAEARLGRRLAQIGFMRRYDTEHQGLKSLLDSGELGRPLMLHCTHRNVSSPPYFTSAMLIDSSVSHEIDAARWLLGQELTAVTVLSPRSSGSAPEGLVDPQLVLFETDGGALVDLEIFVNSGFGYQVRCEAVCEAGSARIGEDHSMVVTTQGRAHEDVPLDYLVRFADAYDREVQSWVDATRQGLVTGPSAWDGYASSAIAEAGVRALESGGRVAAELAPRPELYADVSR, encoded by the coding sequence GTGGGTGACCTGCTGGGTGTGGCCGTACTGGGTGCGGGACACATGGGAGCCGACCACATACGACGCCTCGACCAGGTGGTGAGCGGCGCCAGGGTGGCCGCCGTGGCCGACCCGGACACGGATCGCGCCAAGGAGGCGGTGGCCGGTCTGGACGCGGTCGCGGTGCACGAGGACGCCGTGGCCGCGCTGGACGCCCCCGGGGTCGAGGCGGTCCTCGTCGCCTCGCCGGGTCCCGCGCACGAGGAGGCGCTGCTCGCGGCCTTCGCGCGCGGGCTGCCGGTGCTGTGCGAGAAGCCCATGGTGCCGGACTCCACCGGAGCGCTCCGGGTGGTGGAGGCGGAGGCACGCCTCGGGCGACGGCTCGCGCAGATCGGGTTCATGAGGCGCTACGACACGGAGCACCAGGGCCTCAAGTCCCTGCTGGACAGCGGAGAGTTGGGCCGCCCGCTGATGCTCCACTGCACCCACCGCAATGTGTCGTCGCCGCCGTACTTCACCTCGGCGATGCTCATCGACAGCTCCGTGTCGCACGAGATCGACGCGGCCCGCTGGCTGCTCGGCCAGGAACTCACCGCGGTGACCGTGCTCAGCCCGCGCTCGTCGGGGAGCGCCCCGGAGGGACTGGTCGACCCCCAGCTCGTGCTCTTCGAGACCGACGGCGGCGCCCTGGTCGACCTCGAGATCTTCGTCAACTCCGGCTTCGGCTACCAGGTGCGCTGCGAGGCCGTGTGCGAGGCGGGCAGCGCCCGGATCGGCGAGGACCACTCGATGGTCGTCACCACACAGGGCCGCGCCCACGAGGACGTGCCGCTGGACTACCTCGTCCGGTTCGCCGACGCCTACGACCGCGAGGTGCAGTCCTGGGTCGACGCGACCCGGCAGGGTCTGGTCACCGGCCCGAGCGCGTGGGACGGCTACGCCTCGTCCGCCATCGCCGAGGCCGGGGTCCGGGCGCTGGAGAGCGGCGGCCGGGTGGCCGCCGAACTCGCCCCGCGCCCGGAGCTGTACGCCGACGTCAGCCGCTGA
- a CDS encoding M4 family metallopeptidase, which produces MTRHDRYPHHPRYTAALVLTAVGTLLAAGMQTGAASAAPGGHTAAAKILATPRAGAAPAALSPSKHAALLKSAGAAVKSTAKTLGLGAKEKLVVKDVSQDADGTTHTRYERTYAGLPVLGGDLVVHAKSGRLSVTKAAKADLALPDITPNVTSATVQTKALAAASKAGGEKAKLDGAPRLVVWAAGAKPVLAWEAVVGGFQDDGTPSELHVITDADSGKAVFQYQGIETGTGTGQFNGSVPLSTTLSGSTYQLVDGDRAGHKTYDLNQGTSGTGTLFTDDNDVWGDGTQSNRQTAGVDVAFGAAATWDYYKDVFGRNGIRNDGVAAYSRAHYGNNYVNAFWDDTCFCMTYGDGSGNTHPLTALDVAAHEMSHGVTAATAGLTYSGESGGLNEATSDIFAAAVEFHENLPADVPDYMVGEKIDINGNGTPLRYMDKPSKDGASRDYWSSTLGSVDVHYSSGPANHLFYLLSEGSGAKTVNGVAYDSPTYDGVPVAGIGIDNAQKVWYRALTTYMTSSTNYAGARTATLQAAADLFGAYSPTYLAVADAWAAINVGSRIALGVNVAPVAAQISGVGQAVSLQTDAYTTNSGAGLTYSATGLPDGLTISSTGLISGVPTTLGTSDVTLTVTDDTGASATVAFSWRIANIYASGTRVDIPDNAGAVESPITVTGRDGNASATTQVYVKIVHTYRGDLTVDLVGPNGTVYSLLNRSGGSADNVDQTFTVDASAQPVNGTWKLRVQDRAALDVGYIEQWQLTP; this is translated from the coding sequence TTGACCCGGCATGACCGTTATCCGCACCACCCCAGATACACCGCAGCCCTTGTACTGACCGCAGTCGGCACCCTGTTGGCGGCCGGCATGCAGACCGGCGCCGCCTCCGCCGCTCCCGGCGGGCACACCGCCGCCGCGAAGATCCTGGCCACCCCGCGGGCCGGAGCGGCCCCGGCCGCCCTGTCGCCGTCGAAGCACGCCGCCCTCCTCAAGAGCGCGGGCGCGGCCGTGAAGAGCACCGCGAAGACCCTCGGCCTCGGCGCCAAGGAGAAGCTCGTCGTCAAGGACGTCAGCCAGGACGCCGACGGCACGACCCACACCCGCTACGAGCGGACGTACGCCGGACTGCCCGTCCTCGGCGGGGACCTGGTCGTCCACGCCAAGAGCGGCCGCCTCAGCGTCACGAAGGCGGCGAAGGCCGACCTGGCCCTGCCGGACATCACCCCGAACGTGACGTCGGCGACGGTGCAGACCAAGGCGCTCGCGGCGGCGTCCAAGGCGGGCGGCGAGAAGGCCAAGCTCGACGGCGCCCCGCGGCTCGTCGTCTGGGCCGCCGGAGCCAAGCCCGTCCTCGCCTGGGAGGCGGTGGTCGGCGGCTTCCAGGACGACGGCACGCCCAGCGAGCTCCATGTGATCACCGACGCCGACTCCGGCAAGGCCGTCTTCCAGTACCAGGGCATCGAAACGGGCACCGGCACCGGCCAGTTCAACGGATCGGTCCCGCTCAGCACCACGCTCTCCGGGTCGACGTACCAACTCGTCGACGGCGACCGCGCCGGACACAAGACCTACGACCTGAACCAGGGCACCTCCGGCACCGGCACCCTCTTCACTGATGACAACGATGTCTGGGGCGACGGAACCCAGAGCAACCGGCAGACCGCGGGCGTGGACGTCGCGTTCGGCGCGGCGGCGACCTGGGACTACTACAAGGACGTCTTCGGGCGGAACGGCATACGCAACGACGGCGTGGCCGCCTACAGCCGGGCCCACTACGGCAACAACTACGTCAACGCGTTCTGGGACGACACCTGCTTCTGCATGACCTACGGCGACGGCTCGGGCAACACCCACCCGCTGACCGCGCTGGACGTGGCCGCGCACGAGATGAGCCACGGCGTCACCGCCGCCACCGCCGGCCTCACCTACTCCGGTGAGTCGGGCGGCCTCAACGAGGCGACCTCGGACATCTTCGCCGCCGCGGTGGAGTTCCACGAGAACCTGCCCGCCGACGTCCCCGACTACATGGTCGGCGAGAAGATCGACATCAACGGCAATGGCACACCGCTGCGTTACATGGACAAGCCCTCCAAGGACGGCGCGTCCCGCGACTACTGGAGCTCGACGCTCGGCAGTGTCGACGTCCACTACTCCTCGGGCCCGGCCAACCACCTCTTCTACCTGCTGTCCGAGGGCAGCGGCGCGAAGACCGTCAACGGCGTCGCCTACGACAGCCCGACCTACGACGGCGTGCCCGTCGCCGGCATCGGCATCGACAACGCCCAGAAGGTCTGGTACCGGGCGCTCACCACGTACATGACCTCGTCCACGAACTACGCCGGTGCCCGCACCGCGACCCTGCAGGCCGCCGCCGACCTCTTCGGCGCCTACAGCCCGACCTACCTGGCCGTGGCCGACGCGTGGGCGGCGATCAACGTCGGCAGCCGGATCGCGCTCGGCGTCAACGTGGCCCCGGTCGCCGCCCAGATCAGCGGAGTCGGCCAGGCCGTGTCCCTGCAGACGGACGCGTACACCACCAACTCCGGTGCGGGCCTGACCTATTCGGCCACGGGACTGCCCGACGGACTGACCATCAGCAGCACCGGTCTGATCTCCGGCGTCCCGACCACCCTCGGCACCAGTGACGTCACGCTGACCGTCACCGACGACACGGGCGCGAGTGCCACCGTCGCCTTCAGCTGGCGGATCGCCAACATCTACGCCAGCGGCACCCGCGTCGACATCCCCGACAACGCCGGCGCCGTGGAGTCCCCGATCACGGTCACCGGCCGCGACGGCAACGCCTCGGCCACCACCCAGGTCTACGTCAAGATCGTCCACACCTACCGCGGCGACCTGACCGTCGACCTCGTCGGCCCGAACGGCACCGTCTACTCCCTGCTGAACCGCTCCGGCGGCTCCGCCGACAACGTCGACCAGACCTTCACCGTCGACGCCTCCGCCCAACCGGTCAACGGCACCTGGAAGTTGCGGGTGCAGGACCGTGCCGCGCTCGACGTCGGCTACATCGAGCAGTGGCAGCTCACTCCGTGA